The Lycium barbarum isolate Lr01 chromosome 12, ASM1917538v2, whole genome shotgun sequence genome includes a region encoding these proteins:
- the LOC132624244 gene encoding uncharacterized protein LOC132624244, with protein sequence MKKTKVTITREKRTRDYIPEGFISFSDEDAEGIIQPYNDALVISVLINKSHVKRILIDPGSSANFIRWKVVDQLGLLEQILPPARVLNGFNMACETTKGEITLLVNTAGIVQHTNFYVIDGEMRYKALFGRPWVHNMRAVPSTLNQMLKFLTLERIKSVCEEQPVAKEMFAVEEATPAPKSPAPKDAKDLNKGKSTK encoded by the coding sequence ATGAAGAAAACAAAGGTCACGATCACTCGGGAAAAGAGAACCAGAGATTATATACCGGAGGGATTCATTTCCTTCAGTGATGAAGAcgcggagggcatcattcaaccttACAATGATGCTTTGGTAATCTCTGTTCTTATAAATAAATCTCatgttaaacgtattttgattgacccaggtagttcaGCCAACTTTATCCGTTGGAAAGTAGTGGACCAGCTGGGTTTGTTGGAGCAAATTCTACCGCCAGCCCGGGTCCTCAACGGGTTCAACATGGCATGTGAAACTACGAAGGGAGAAATTACCCTGCTGGTGAACACCGCTGGGATTGTTCAACATACAAACTTCTACGTCATTGATGGTGAAATGAGGTACAAAGCTTTATTTGGCAGACCATGGGTACACAACATGAGGGCAGTGCCCTCAACTTTAAATCAGATGCTAAAATTTCTGACCCTGGAGAGAATAAAATCAGTCTGTGAAGAACAACCGGTAGCAAAAGAAATGTTTGCGGTCGAAGAAGCAACTCCAGCACCGAAATCACCCGCACCCAAGGATGCTAAAGATTTGAACAAAGGGAAAAgtaccaaatag